From Leishmania mexicana MHOM/GT/2001/U1103 complete genome, chromosome 21, a single genomic window includes:
- a CDS encoding putative 40S ribosomal protein S23, producing the protein MTKTNGQNAARKLVRLRCRNRWADKGWKRAHTSSARKANPFGGSSHAKGIVLEKIGVGAKQPNSAIRKCVRVQLIKNDKKIIAFVPNDGCLHFIEENDEVLVSGFGRSGHAVGDIPGVRFKIVKVSNVGLYALYRQKKEKPRN; encoded by the coding sequence ATGACGAAGACCAACGGACAGAACGCAGCTCGTAAGCTggtgcgcctgcgctgccgcaACCGCTGGGCCGACAAGGGCTggaagcgcgcgcacacctcctCGGCCAGGAAGGCGAACCCCTTCGGCGGGTCGTCGCACGCCAAGGGCATCGTGCTGGAGAAGATCGGCGTCGGTGCCAAGCAGCCTAACTCCGCCATTCGtaagtgtgtgcgtgtgcagctgATCAAGAACGACAAGAAGATCATCGCGTTCGTGCCGAACGATGGTTGCCTTCACTTCATCGAGGAGAACGACGAGGTGCTGGTGTCTGGTTTCGGCCGTTCCGGCCACGCCGTCGGTGATATTCCCGGCGTCCGCTTCAAGATCGTGAAGGTGTCGAACGTCGGCCTGTACGCCCTGTACCGGCAGAAGAAGGAGAAGCCGCGTAACTAG
- a CDS encoding putative T-complex protein 1, delta subunit — MSAAIVNRAAGGAVAPRRKGNESKKDNNTQTDVRLSNITAAKAVADCIRTSLGPRGMDKMIIDPKGETMISNDGATILSRLQVTHPCAKMLVDLSKAQDIEAGDGTTSVAVLCGALLRAVEELLNKGIHPTQISESFNECAKLAERVLEDMSIKIDIDDRDTLIKAAITSLNSKVISQNSDLLAPMAVDAVRKIIRSNGDVDLRDIRVTSALGGTIDDTELIQNGMVFKQKASRVAGGPVRIQDATIALIQFQLSPPKTDMESTVTITDYTQMDRALKEERKYLLGLCKAIKDAGVNVLLVQKSVLRDAVTAQSLDFLAKMKIMVVTDIERNDIDFITKTLGCMPVANLENLTKDKFGHAKMVVEEGTPSGKVIKIMGVQPPPPSSLNHELFGKTVCFFLRGSNSLMLEEAERALHDSLCVIRSIVKKRAIIPGGAAGEIEVCMQLGKYARQRAEGMQTFCMRAYADAFEIIPYTLAENAGMQPISIVTELRNAHASGHVNSGVNVRKGCVTDMVEENVVQPLLVSTSAVRLASEAVMMILKIDDIIMTRI; from the coding sequence ATGTCGGCCGCTATAGTGAaccgcgctgctggtggcgctgtggcgccgcgccgtaAGGGCAACGAGAGCAAGAAGGATAACAACACGCAGACAGATGTGCGCCTCAGCAATATCACGGCGGCCAAGGCTGTGGCGGACTGCATCCGCACCTCGCTCGGGCCCCGCGGCATGGACAAGATGATCATTGACCCGAAGGGGGAGACGATGATCAGCAACGACGGTGCCACAATCCTGTCGCGGCTGCAGGTGACGCACCCGTGCGCCAAGATGCTCGTGGATCTGTCCAAGGCCCAGGACATCGAAGCTGGCGACGGCACGACATCAGTCGCGGTGCTATGCGGCGCCCTTCTgcgcgccgtcgaggagctgctgaacAAGGGCATTCACCCGACGCAGATCTCCGAGAGCTTCAACGAGTGCGCCAAGCTGGCAGAGAGGGTGCTGGAGGACATGAGCATCAAGATCGACATCGACGACCGCGACACGCTCATCAAGGCTGCCATCACGTCGCTCAACTCGAAGGTCATCTCGCAGAACAGCGACCTGCTCGCCCCGATGGCGGTGGACGCCGTGCGCAAGATCATCCGCAGCAACGGTGACGTCGACCTACGCGACATCCGCGTCACGTCCGCACTGGGCGGCACGATCGACGACACGGAACTAATTCAAAATGGTATGGTGTTCAAGCAGAAGGCGTCGCGCGTTGCTGGCGGGCCGGTACGCATCCAGGACGCCACGATCGCGCTCATCCAGTTCCAGCTCTCGCCGCCCAAGACGGACATGGAGAGCACCGTCACCATCACGGATTACACGCAGATGGACCGTGCTCTcaaggaggagcgcaagTATCTGCTGGGCCTGTGCAAAGCAATCAAGGATGCGGGCGTGAatgtgctgctggtgcagaagtcggtgctgcgcgatgcCGTCACGGCGCAGTCGCTCGACTTTCTCGCCAAGATGAAGATCATGGTGGTGACGGACATTGAGCGCAACGACATCGACTTTATTACGAAGACGCTTGGCTGCATGCCGGTCGCGAACCTGGAGAACCTCACCAAGGACAAGTTCGGCCACGCCAAGATGGTCGTCGAGGAGGGCACGCCGAGCGGCAAGGTGATCAAGATAATGGgcgtgcagccgccgccgccgtcgtcgctgaaCCACGAGCTGTTTGGCAAGACCGTTTGCTTCTTCCTACGCGGTAGCAACAGCCTCATgctcgaggaggccgagCGCGCCCTGCACGACTCACTCTGCGTGATTCGATCCATTGTAAAGAAGCGCGCCATCATTCcgggcggcgcggctggcgaGATTGAGGTGTGCATGCAGCTCGGCAAGTACGCGCGCCAGCGGGCGGAGGGGATGCAGACATTCTGCATGCGGGCGTACGCGGACGCCTTTGAGATTATCCCGTACACGCTGGCGGAGAATGCTGGGATGCAGCCCATCTCGATCGtcacggagctgcgcaacgcCCACGCGTCTGGGCACGTGAACAGCGGCGTGAATGTGCGCAAGGGCTGCGTGACGGACATGGTCGAGGAGAACGTGGTGCAGCCTCTGCTGGTGTCGACGTCCGCCGTGCGCCTTGCCTCGGAGGCGGTGATGATGATCTTGAAGATCGACGACATCATCATGACGCGCATCTGA
- a CDS encoding putative 60S ribosomal protein L9, with protein MVKVKSLCTLQIPEGVTVDVKGRKVTVTGKRGTLTKDLTHLQLDLRVDKKNRTFTVIRWFGSKIPIACLNTTKAHVQNMITGVTKGFRFKVRCAYAHFPINVSLDGQNIEVRNFLGEKRVRRQLVPSSVKVSQTDPSKVKDEIVFEGNDLEQVSREAAVLHQMCLVKKKDIRKFLDGIYVQTKTNIEGME; from the coding sequence ATGGTGAAGGTCAAGAGCCTCTGCACCCTGCAGATCCCGGAGGGTGTGACCGTCGATGTGAAGGGCCGCAAGGTCACCGTCACGGGTAAGCGCGGCACCCTCACGAAGGACCTgacgcacctgcagctggaCTTGCGCGTGGACAAAAAGAATCGCACCTTCACGGTCATTCGCTGGTTCGGCTCCAAGATCCCGATTGCATGCCTGAACACCACcaaggcgcacgtgcagaACATGATCACCGGCGTGACGAAGGGATTCCGCTTCAAGGTGCGCTGCGCCTACGCTCACTTTCCGATCAACGTCTCCCTGGATGGCCAGAACATCGAGGTCCGCAACTTCCTTGGCGagaagcgcgtgcgccgccagcTGGTGCCCAGCAGCGTGAAGGTGAGCCAGACCGACCCGTCCAAGGTCAAGGATGAGATCGTCTTCGAGGGCAACGACCTGGAGCAGGTGTCCCGCGAGGCCGCCGTGCTGCACCAGATGTGCCTGGTCAAGAAGAAGGATATCCGTAAGTTCCTTGACGGTATCTACGTCCAGACCAAGACCAACATTGAGGGTATGGAATAG
- a CDS encoding cdc2-related kinase produces MTSRYERQEKIGEGTYGVVYKARDTSTAATVALKRIRLDSEEEGVPCTAIREISLLKELRHENIVKLLDVCHSEHRLTIVFEYLDLDLKKYLDRENGNLDAATIQHFMRDLLRGVAFCHQRSVLHRDLKPQNLLISREKELKLGDFGLGRSFAIPVRKFTNEVVTLWYRPPDVLLGSMQYGPPVDVWSVGCIFSEMATGTPLFAGKNDADQLMRIFRFLGTPNNRVWPSMNQYPNSNNMLSQPEFLQNFEPEWSNVLGSVPGYEKLGCAGVDLLERLLRYEPSERITAADALNHPYFSLQF; encoded by the coding sequence ATGACCAGCCGGTACGAGCGGCAGGAGAAGATCGGCGAGGGCACCTACGGCGTAGTGTACAAGGCCCGAGACACGTCCACTGCCGCGACGGTCGCGTTGAAGCGCATCCGGCTTGactcggaggaggagggcgtgccATGCACCGCCATTCGCGAGATTtcgctgctgaaggagctgcgaCATGAGAACATCGTGAAGCTGCTGGACGTGTGCCACAGCGAGCACCGCCTGACGATTGTCTTCGAGTATTTAGACCTAGACTTGAAGAAGTATCTCGACCGCGAGAACGGCAACCTGGACGCTGCAACGATTCAACACTTTATGCGCGACCTActgcgcggcgtcgccttcTGCCACCAGCGCAGTGTCCTGCATCGCGACCTGAAGCCGCAGAATCTTCTCATCTCGCGCGAGAAGGAGCTCAAGCTAGGCGACTTCGGCCTCGGTCGTTCCTTCGCCATCCCAGTGCGCAAATTCACGAACGAGGTGGTGACGCTGTGGTACCGACCGCCCGACGTTCTGCTCGGCTCGATGCAGTACGGTCCGCCGGTGGACGTGTGGTCCGTGGGGTGCATCTTCTCCGAGATGGCCACCGGGACGCCGCTCTTCGCCGGGAAGAACGATGCCGACCAGCTCATGCGGATCTTCCGCTTCCTAGGCACACCGAACAACCGGGTTTGGCCGTCCATGAACCAGTACCCGAACTCGAACAACATGCTGTCGCAGCCGGAGTTTTTGCAGAACTTCGAGCCGGAATGGAGCAACGTGCTCGGCTCCGTGCCCGGGTACGAGAAGCTGGGGTGCGCTGGTGTCGATCTGCTAGAAAGGTTGCTACGCTACGAGCCGTCGGAGCGCATTACGGCGGCAGACGCGTTGAATCACCCGTACTTTAGCCTCCAGTTTTAG